A single region of the Hippoglossus hippoglossus isolate fHipHip1 chromosome 17, fHipHip1.pri, whole genome shotgun sequence genome encodes:
- the npc1 gene encoding NPC intracellular cholesterol transporter 1 has translation MWLPHSRRTLCLLVFTVLLSQECLRWVEAQHCVWYGECGESQLVRGKKYNCNYTGPPIPLQSEGFELLTELCPGYDYENRSLCCNVDQLRTLKGSLQLPLQFLSRCPACFFNLMNLFCELTCSPHQSQFMNASEINGTSVTEVQYYVGQRFASAMYNACKDVQAPSTNVKAISIVCGKDAKDCNATNWIQFMFDINNGQSPFPIIPIFSDVPVSGYTPMNNKTYACTEGLEDGSGPCSCQDCTNACGPRPVPPPLPPPWTIFGIDAMTVIMWISYVAFLLIFFGAVLIAWCYRKRRIMSEYGPILDSNNPLSLNSDNPDHVNASCCESLGERFENALRVFFCSWGSFCVRHPSVVILGSLIVVVASSGGLVYMRITTDPVDLWSAPTSQARQEKDYFDKHFGPFFRTVQLIITTPINDTTVYSPYPAGSDVPFKAILDKDILHQVLDLQLDIEAIVAPYKDQTVTLKDICLAPLAPYNDNCTILSVLNFFQNSHAVLDHTKGDEFFVWADYHSHFLYCVSAPASLNDTTALHDPCLGTFGGPIFPWLALGGYDETNYNNATALVITFPLNNYLNDSVRLDKALAWEKEFIKFMKNFTNPNLTIAFSAERSIEDEINRESNSDISTIVISYAIMFIYISLALGHIQSCRRVMVDSKISLGIAGILIVLSSVSSSLGIFSYAGIPLTLIVIEVIPFLVLAVGVDNIFIIVQTYQRDERMPHEELHQQIGRILGDVAPSMLLSSFSETVAFSLGALTNMPAVRTFSLFAGLAVFIDFLLQISCFVSLLGLDAERQEGNRLDIICCVKLPEGQETKTDGFLFRFFKKVYAPFILKEWVRPIIVAVFVGVLSFSIAVMNKVEIGLDQKLSMPDDSYVLDYFKNMSEYLHTGAPVYFVVEDGVNYSSLEGQNVVCGGVGCNNDSLVQQVYSASLISNYTTIALTPSSWLDDYFDWVKPQSTCCRYINATGAFCNASVVNSSCVHCRPMTPSGKQRPEGEDFMKFLPMFLSDNPNVKCGKGGHAAYGTAVDLYPNDAGVGATYFMTFHTILKESPDFINGLKMARNLAHNISQSMNHKVFAYSIFYVFYEQYLTIAYDTALNLSVSLAAIFVVTAILLGFELWSAVVVCITIAMILVNMFGVMWLWGISLNAVSLVNLVMTCGISVEFCSHIVRAFSISVKKNRVERAEEALAHMGSSVFSGITLTKFGGIIILGLSKSQIFKVFYFRMYLAIVLLGATHGLIFLPVLLSYIGPSVNKAKVFAANKRNAGTERERLLNY, from the exons ATGTGGCTCCCACACAGCAGACGCACTCTGTGTCTCCTCGTCTTCACTGTCCTCCTGTCGCAGGAATGTCTACGATGG GTTGAGGCACAGCACTGTGTCTGGTATGGGGAGTGTGGGGAGTCCCAACTGGTGCGTGGGAAAAAGTACAACTGTAACTACACTGGTCCTCCCATCCCTCTACAGTCTGAGGGGTTTGAGCTTCTCACG GAACTTTGTCCTGGATATGACTATGAAAATCGAAGCCTCTGCTGTAATGTGGACCAGTTGCGCACTCTCAAAGGGAGTCTCCAGCTGCCCCTGCAGTTCCTGTCTCG GTGTCCCGCCTGTTTCTTCAACTTGATGAACCTCTTCTGTGAGCTGACATGCAGCCCCCACCAAAGTCAGTTCATGAATGCCTCTGAGATCAACGGCACCAGTGTAACGGAAGTGCAGTATTACGTTGGACAAAGATTTGCTAGCG CCATGTATAACGCCTGTAAGGACGTCCAGGCACCATCCACCAACGTGAAGGCCATATCAATAGTGTGTGGCAAAGATGCAAAAGACTGTAACGCTACTAACTGGATCCAGTTCATGTTTGATATCAACAATGGACAGTCTCCCTTCCCTATCATCCCAATATTCTCAG ATGTCCCGGTGTCTGGTTACACTCCCATGAACAACAAGACATACGCCTGCACCGAGGGCTTGGAGGACGGCTCAGGTCCTTGCTCCTGTCAGGACTGCACCAACGCCTGTGGGCCCAGACCCGtacctccccctctccccccacccTGGACAATCTTTGGTATCGATGCTATGACCGTCATCATGTGGATCTCATACGTGGCCTTCCTGCTGATCTTTTTCGGAGCTGTACTGATTGCGTGGTGTTACAG GAAAAGGAGGATCATGTCCGAGTATGGCCCCATACTGGACAGCAATAACCCGCTGTCTCTCAACAGTGATAATCCTGACCACG TCAATGCATCATGTTGTGAAAGTCTCGGCGAACGCTTCGAGAATGCACTGCGCGTCTTCTTCTGCTCCTGGGGTTCCTTCTGCGTGCGACATCCCTCTGTGGTCATACTGGGGAGCCTGATAGTCGTGGTCGCCTCCTCTGGTGGGCTGGTCTACATGCGCATCACCACCGACCCCGTTGATCTGTGGTCGGCTCCCACCAGCCAGGCTCGTCAAGAGAAGGACTACTTTGACAAACACTTTGGCCCCTTCTTCAGAACTGTACAGCTCATTATAACCACTCCAATCAATGACACTACCGTCTACTCCCCATACCCTGCCGGATCGGACGTCCCATTCAAAGCCATACTGGATAAAGACATCCTGCACCAG GTGCTGGATTTGCAGCTTGACATCGAAGCCATTGTGGCCCCATACAAGGATCAAACCGTCACCCTGAAGGACATCTGCTTGGCCCCTCTGGCCCCCTACAATGACAACTGTACCATCCTGAGTGTCCTCAACTTCTTCCAGAACAGCCACGCTGTGTTGGACCACACGAAGGGAGATGAATTCTTTGTCTGGGCTGACTATCACAGTCACTTCCTCTACTGTGTCAG TGCACCAGCATCCCTTAACGACACCACCGCCCTCCACGACCCTTGTTTGGGCACGTTTGGGGGCCCCATCTTCCCATGGCTCGCCCTCGGGGGTTACGATG aGACCAACTACAACAATGCCACCGCTCTAGTGATCACCTTTCCACTCAACAACTACCTGAACGACTCAGTCAGGCTGGACAAAGCTCTGGCGTGGGAGAAAGa ATTCATCAAGTTCATGAAGAACTTCACAAACCCCAACCTGACCATAGCGTTCAGTGCAGAGAGGAGTATTGAGGATGAGATTAACAGAGAGAGCAACAGTGACATCAGCACCATCGTGATCAGCTACGCTATTATGTTCATCTACATCTCCCTGGCCCTGGGTCACATCCAAAGCTGCAGGAGAGTGATG GTGGACTCAAAGATTTCTTTGGGTATAGCTGGTATCCTGATTGTGCTCAGCTCTGTGTCCTCCTCACTGGGGATCTTCAGCTATGCTGGTATCCCTCTCACCCTCATTGTAATTGAGGTCATTCCCTTCCTGGTGCTGGCTGTCGGAGTGGACAACATCTTTATTATAGTGCAGACGTACCAG agagatgagCGGATGCCACACGAGGAGCTTCACCAGCAGATCGGTCGTATCCTTGGTGACGTTGCCCCGAGCATGCTCCTCTCCTCGTTCTCTGAGACGGTGGCCTTCTCCCTGG GAGCCTTGACGAACATGCCTGCAGTGAGGactttctctctgtttgctgGCCTggctgtttttattgatttcctGTTGCAGATCAGTTGCTTTGTCAGCTTGCTCGGCTTGGACGCAGAACGACAGGAG GGGAACCGACTTGACATCATCTGCTGCGTGAAGCTGCCAGAAGGTCAGGAAACAAAGACGGATGGTTTCCTCTTCCGCTTTTTCAAGAAAGTCTATGCCCCATTCATCCTCAAAGAGTGGGTACGACCAATCATA GTGGCAGTGTTTGTTGGAGTACTCTCCTTCAGTATTGCTGTCATGAACAAAGTGGAGATTGGACTGGACCAGAAATTATCCATGCCTGAT GACTCGTACGTGCTGGACTACTTTAAGAACATGAGCGAGTATCTCCACACTGGCGCTCCAGTGTACTTTGTGGTGGAGGATGGTGTGAACTACAGTAGCCTGGAGGGTCAGAATGTTGTATGTGGTGGAGTGGGCTGCAACAACGACTCTCTGGTCCAGCAGGTCTACTCTGCCTCACTCATCAGCAACTA CACAACCATAGCCCTCACACCGTCCTCCTGGTTGGACGACTACTTCGACTGGGTGAAGCCTCAGTCCACTTGCTGTCGTTACATCAACGCCACCGGGGCTTTCTGCAATGCTTCAG TGGTAAACTCATCGTGTGTTCACTGTCGGCCCATGACTCCGAGTGGAAAGCAGAGGCCAGAAGGTGAAGACTTCATGAAGTTTCTACCCATGTTCCTGTCGGACAATCCCAACGTCAAGTGTGGAAAAGG CGGCCACGCAGCCTACGGCACAGCGGTGGACCTGTATCCCAATGACGCAGGCGTGGGAGCCACTTACTTTATGACTTTCCACACCATCCTGAAGGAATCCCCAGACTTCATAAATGGTTTGAAAATGGCCCGAAATCTGGCTCATAACATCAGTCAGTCCATGAACCACAAAGTGTTTGCCTACAG CATCTTCTACGTTTTTTACGAGCAGTACCTCACCATAGCGTACGACACGGCTCTGAACTTGAGCGTGTCGCTGGCGGCCATATTTGTGGTGACGGCGATTTTGTTAGGCTTCGAGCTGTGGTCAGCGGTGGTCGTCTGCATCACCATCGCCATGATCCTGGTCAACATGTTCGGCGTCATGTGGCTGTGGGGCATCAGCCTCAACGCTGTCTCCCTGGTGAACCTGGTCATG ACCTGTGGTATCTCGGTGGAGTTCTGCAGTCACATCGTGCGAGCGTTTTCCATCAGCGTGAAGAAGAACCGAGTGGAGCGGGCTGAGGAGGCTCTGGCTCACATGGGCAGTTCT GTATTCAGTGGAATCACGCTCACAAAGTTTGGAGGTATCATAATCCTGGGGCTGTCCAAGTCACAGATCTTCAAGGTTTTCTACTTCAGGATGTACCTGGCCATAGTTCTGCTGGGGGCCACACACggcctcatcttcctccctgtgCTGCTCAGCTATATCG GTCCGTCGGTGAACAAAGCAAAGGTGTTTGCTGCTAACAAGCGCAACGCCGGCACAGAAAGGGAGCGGCTCCTCAACTACTAG